GACGTTCAGGAGGATGAGCGCGAGAAGCACGCACATCAATCCGGCAACCGCGCGCTTTTCGAGGGCGAGGATGGCTTCGGAGAGAGAAACGATGGCGCGCGCATAAAGCGGCGGCGCGACTGACTGGTTCATGACTGTTCCCTGGTTTATGTATAAAGTAGATTTTATACATTCCTGGAGTCAATATCATTTTTGGCGGTATTCCTGTAGCGAGCGTCCATGGTTTCACATCTCAAACATCGCACCCTCTCCGGGGCATTAATCGAGGAAATCCGGCAGGCGATTCTCTCCGGCCGCTATCCGGCCGGCAGTCAGCTGCGCCAGGATGCGTTGGCCGAAACCTACGGTGTCAGCCGCATTCCGGTGCGCGAGGTCCTCTTTCAGCTCGAAGCCGAAGGGCTGGTCAGGATCGTGCCGCAGAAGGGGGCGATCGTCTCCGAACTGTCGCTCGCCGAGATCAACGACGTTTTCGAGCTGCGGGCGCTTCTGGAACCGCGGCTCTTCCGCAAATCTGCGCCGCTTCTCGATGGCGACGATTTCGCGCGGGTGGAGGAGGTTCAAAACCGATTCCTCAAGGCGACGGCCGCAGGGGAAATCGATTCCTACGGCCAGCTCAATGCCGAACTGCACCTGGCCCTCTACCGGCGCGCCGAGATGCCCCGGACGCAGCAGATCGTGGCGTCGCTGCTGCAGACGAGCGACCGCTACACGCGCGTCCAGCTCTCAAGCGTCGCAGCGATGACCCGAGCGATGGAAGAGCACGCCGAGCTGATCCGCCTCTGCCGCGCGGGCGTTTTCGAGGAGGCGGCCGGTTTCCTGGTCTTCCACCTCAAGGCCGTACATGAGGACCTGCTGTTCCGGTTGAAGGGACGCGAGTAGAGCCCCGACGGAGAAGGATGGTCAAGCTTCAGGCGCCGGACCGGTCGACTCGCGCAGGATAAGCTCGACCGGCCAGAGCTCGTGAATTTCCGTGGCCGGCCGTCCGGTAAGCAGTTGCAGGGTGAGGTCGGCCGAGCGCGCGCCGGCGGCGCGCAGGGACGACCGGCTCGTCGAAAGGGACGGGACCATGTTGTCGGCCGTGAGATAGGGAAAGACATCGTCATGTGCGATGACGGAGATGTCCTTTCCGACCACAAGGCCGACCGAACGCACGGCGCGATAGACGCCGAGCGCCGTCATCATCGAGCCGGCGACGAAGGCCGTCGGGCGGGGGGACTGCTCGAGGAAGGAACGGGCCGAGCGAAAACCGATCTCGTCGGTGAACTGGCCATGCGTGACGAGGCGCGGATCGAAGGGCAGCCCACGCTGTTCCAGCGCCTCGCGATAGCCCTTGTCGCGGTGGAGCGTGAAAGTGAGACCGTCGCGGCCGTTGATGAGTGCGATCCGTCTATGGCCGAGGTCTAGAAGGTGCGAGGTGGCGCGGCGGATCGCGCCTTCGTTGTCGATGTCGAGCCAGGCGTGCGGCACGTTGGTCTCGGAGCGGCCATGGACCAGAAAGGGAATGCCGAGCTTGTGGAG
The sequence above is drawn from the Sinorhizobium meliloti genome and encodes:
- a CDS encoding substrate-binding domain-containing protein: MKLKEFAKQLGLSPTTVSRALSGYPEVSEKTRKRVAEEAVRLGYRPNINAVRLVTGRAGAIGVVMGRNEFQFSEFMSGMAERLDSEDIDILVSPVADHDMKAELQLYSRLATSGRVDAVIIHSPKPNDERILLLHKLGIPFLVHGRSETNVPHAWLDIDNEGAIRRATSHLLDLGHRRIALINGRDGLTFTLHRDKGYREALEQRGLPFDPRLVTHGQFTDEIGFRSARSFLEQSPRPTAFVAGSMMTALGVYRAVRSVGLVVGKDISVIAHDDVFPYLTADNMVPSLSTSRSSLRAAGARSADLTLQLLTGRPATEIHELWPVELILRESTGPAPEA
- a CDS encoding GntR family transcriptional regulator; translated protein: MVSHLKHRTLSGALIEEIRQAILSGRYPAGSQLRQDALAETYGVSRIPVREVLFQLEAEGLVRIVPQKGAIVSELSLAEINDVFELRALLEPRLFRKSAPLLDGDDFARVEEVQNRFLKATAAGEIDSYGQLNAELHLALYRRAEMPRTQQIVASLLQTSDRYTRVQLSSVAAMTRAMEEHAELIRLCRAGVFEEAAGFLVFHLKAVHEDLLFRLKGRE